The genomic DNA ACCTGAGACTGCAAGCCTTGAGCCGTTTGAAATTGTAGAGTAATAATTTCCTGCTGGGGGTATCCGGGTGCCTGACTGCCCCAGGTGCCATAAATATGCGTTAAATAATCATCCGCATCTACAATAAACTCGCTGAGATTTCCCCCTTGACCCCCCACCGCCATCGATTCATAGAACTCAGGGGGATTAGTTGCCAGATTTTCATATTGGACTTGCAGACTACCAATCGCCCATCCCGCATGGATGCGTAGCCGTTTAATCCGAGATTGAAGGGCTGTCTCTGGGGGAGCGATCTCAAAATCGGTAGCGGGGACTAACCCGCCAACCGGCCCCATTCTCCACTGGGCGGTGTCGGGGGTGAAAAGGGTTTTAACCACCTTCCAAGCCGATTGATTGCCAATTCTGCCGCTTTTAACCAAGCTAAAACTGCCAAAAACGGTTTTATCCCCTCTCGGTTTAATCCCAGTTAACTGTTGAATTTCTGAGGTACTTAAAATCCATCCAGCGGCGGCGGCTCGTTCGAGGTGAGCAAAATGCGCCAGCGGATCGGTGGGTTGGAGGGCGTTGGCAAAAACTTGAATTAATAGGGCTAAATCCCCTAGGCTGTGGGTGCGCTCTAGGCGAGTCGGCCCACGATCGACAGAGGCGATCGCATTGGGCAGTTGTGGAAACTCAAAATTAGCCATTGTTCCCCCCGCTTGAAGGTGAGATTGCAGCCGAGACAGCAATTGTAACTGTTCTAGAGGAATATAACTGGCATTGGTTTGCGGACTAATACTGAGTTCGCCAACGGGGTAAGAATCGCTTTCTGTCATCCGATCGTCAAGAACCACCACTCTTTGAGTTTACGTGTTTCCCACGCCGATGCGATCGCGATTATTCAAGATTTTTCTGTTCAGACCAAACTGCGAGATCGCCTTCTTGGGACAACGCCCCAATGTATTGCAGATCCGGGGTAAAAAAGACCTGTTCGAGGGGAACGCTATGGGCGTTGAGGGTTTGAAACACTTGCTTTTGCGTCCCCGTGTTGGTTTCCCAACGGCGAACGGTGGCATCTGCGCCCGCTGTTAACAAAGATTGTCCATCTGGGCTAAACTCAGCATCGAGAACCGGGGCGGTATGTCCGGCAAAAATCCTTTGTAATGTTTTGGTTTTTGTATCCCAAACCTTAGCCGTCTTATCCCAAGTGGCCGTCATCACCCATTGACCATCTGGGCTAAAGGCTGCACCGCTGAGGGCGGTATCGTGGGGCAAAATGGCGATCGCTTTCCCAGATTGCACTTCCCAGAGTCGAGCCGTTTTGTCCCAACTGGCGGTAATAACTTGCTGACCATCTGGACTAAATTGGGCGTTGGTAATGGGGGCTTGGTGGCCTTGCAAAGCGTGAGTGCGATCGCCCGAATCTATATCCCACAGATACACCTGGAGATTATCGCCCACGCCGAGTAACTGCTTGCGATCGGAGCGAAAACTTAAATGGCGGATCGCCGTAGTTTGCGGCGTTGGGTCTAGGTCGTGGGAGAATTCTAA from Desertifilum tharense IPPAS B-1220 includes the following:
- a CDS encoding jacalin-like lectin, with the protein product MTESDSYPVGELSISPQTNASYIPLEQLQLLSRLQSHLQAGGTMANFEFPQLPNAIASVDRGPTRLERTHSLGDLALLIQVFANALQPTDPLAHFAHLERAAAAGWILSTSEIQQLTGIKPRGDKTVFGSFSLVKSGRIGNQSAWKVVKTLFTPDTAQWRMGPVGGLVPATDFEIAPPETALQSRIKRLRIHAGWAIGSLQVQYENLATNPPEFYESMAVGGQGGNLSEFIVDADDYLTHIYGTWGSQAPGYPQQEIITLQFQTAQGLQSQVFGGGSGKQQVQPFCFEAPQGYEIMGFFGAHGSNQNVLVRLGVYLSAMIGVKPHSRSKR